In Penaeus vannamei isolate JL-2024 chromosome 4, ASM4276789v1, whole genome shotgun sequence, a single window of DNA contains:
- the LOC138861573 gene encoding zinc transporter ZIP10-like produces MHKDDHMHKDDHMYKDDHMYKDDHMHKNDHMHKDDHMYKDDHMHKNDHMHKNDMYKDDHKHKNDMYKDDHKHKNDMYKDDHKHKNDHMHKNDHMYKDDHMHKNDHMYKD; encoded by the coding sequence ATGCACAAAGACGACCACATGCACAAAGACGACCACATGTACAAAGACGACCACATGTACAAAGACGACCACATGCACAAGAACGACCACATGCACAAAGACGACCACATGTACAAAGACGACCACATGCACAAGAACGACCACATGCACAAGAACGACATGTACAAAGACGACCACAAGCACAAGAACGACATGTACAAAGACGACCACAAGCACAAGAACGACATGTACAAAGACGACCACAAGCACAAGAACGACCACATGCACAAGAACGACCACATGTACAAAGACGACCACATGCACAAGAACGACCACATGTACAAAGACTGA